DNA sequence from the Sinorhizobium sp. RAC02 genome:
CGCTCTCCTCTGCCTCTTCCAGCGCGCGTACGAGCGGGATGACGTGTTTGCCGAAGTACTCGACCTCTTCCTGGAAATGCAGGAAGCCGAGCAGGATGAGGTCGGCACCGGCGCGCTTCAGGCGCACGATGCGTTCTGCCACCTGCTTTGGCGTGCCGATCAGGTTGGAGCGGAAACCGTCATTGTATTGGACGAGATCCTCGAAGCTCGATTTCGCCCAGTTGCCCTCGCCTTCCGGCGAGGCCTTTCCGGCATTCTTCACCTCGTGGCCAAAGGCGTTGACCGCTTCCGGATTGGCCTTCTCGATGATTTCGGCAAGGACGGCCTTCGCCTCTTCCTCGGTCTCGCGCACGATGGCAAAGGCGTTGACGCCGACCTTGACCGAATGATCGTTTTCCTTCGCCTTGCCGCGGATGTCGTTGACCTGCTTGGCGATTTCCTCCGGCGTGTTGCCATTGGTGAAGTACCAGTCGGAGACCCGCGAGGCCATATCGCGTGCCGCACGCGACGAGCCACCCTGGAAGATTTCCGGCTGCGGATCGATCGGTTTTGGCTTCAGCGAATAATTGTTGAAGCGATAGAAGTCACCGCGGAAGGTGAAGCTCTCTTCGGTCCAGATGCCGCGCAAAGCACGGATGAATTCTTCGGAACGGCGGTAGCGTTCATCATGGTCGAGCCATGGTTCACCGATCGCATGGAACTCGCCACGGAACCAGCCGCTGACCACGTTAACCGCGACGCGGCCGTTCGTGAGGTGGTTGATTGTTGCGATCTGCTTGGCCGCAAGCGCCGGGTTCCACGGCCCCGGCAGGATCGCCGCGATGACCTTCAGGGTCGTCGTAGCTTCCAGCAGCGAATGGCTGAACGATACGGACTCATGCTGGAACTCCGCACCATAGCCTGCCGTGAAACGGATCTGGCTCAGCGCATAGTCGAAGCCGCTTGCCTCGGCGATCTGCGCGAGCTTGCGGTTATAGTCGATCGTCCAGCTCGTGCGCTGCTCGATGTTGGAGATGACCAAGCCGCCGGAAACGTTCGGCACCCAGTAGGCGAATTTGACGGGATCCCTGCTATGTTCTGTCATGCGAAACTCCTCTCTTCCTTGTATCAGTTGGTTGCCGCGTCGCCGGCGACGAGGCGCAAGCCCGGATTGGTTAGATCGCCTGCGGCCGGGGCCGCGCCGGGCAGAAGATCAAACAGCTCGCTGACGGCGCGCTCGATACGCGCTTCGACGATCGTGTTGGTCAGCGTGTATTCGGTGAAATCCGCCTCGACCGCATAGACAGTCGTGGGGACCGTGACTGCGCCGAAGAAACCAAAAAGCGGCCGGAACTGATGCTCGAGCATGAGGCCATGCAGTGGTGTTCCGCCCGTTGCCGCCAAAATCACACGCCGACCCTGGAGGGCTCGGAAATCGACAAGATCGAAGAGATGCTTGAGGGCGCCGGTATAGGATGCTCGATAGACTGGGGAACCAACCACAAGCACGTCGGCGGCCTCGACTGAATCTACAATCGCGCGCCCAGCATCGTCGAGTTGGTCGGCGCGCAGCGCCCGGAAAAGCACCGGCGCCGATTCAGCGAGATCGAGATGGCCGGTTTTCACATCTGCTGTGCGGGCGATGGCCGCAACAATTTGCTCGACAAGATGCGCCGTTCGCGATGGCCGCTTGACGCTACCCGAAATGCCAAGGATCTTCATGTCGTCCCCCATCTTCTATTGTTTATATTTTCTATCGTTTTGATAGATTATCAAAGGCGCGTATTCCAAACTGCGCATATTTTGTGGAAAGCCTTCCCGCCCAAAGACACTTCGGCAAACGATGTGAAGCGTCACCGAAGCCCGGAAACATCACGGCTTATAGTTAGCGTGGATTGGGACGCCGAAGGCTGGCTGCAGCTATCGTGACAGTCACGAATGATCTTGCGTGACGCTCAAGTCATGCAAGGAGACATCACCGCCAGCGCGCCTGCTCGCGGACACGGGCCGGATTTTCTTTTCCTACATAATAGATAAATTAAATGGGAATTCCTCGCTGACGGTATGGAGTACGGTATTTTCAAGCGGAAATTTTCCCTTTGAGACACATCAATCATGCCCACCCGCAAAATCGTTCTCGGCACTATCCTCTACCCCAGCGGCCACCATGTTGCTGCTTGGCGGCATCCGTCGACGCAGGTCGCCACCAATATCTCCGTCAGCCACTACATCGCCGCTGCACGTGCGGCTGAAGCCGCCGGCTTCGAAATCGCCTTCATTTCGGACCGTCTCGGTGTCCCGAAGGGCCGTGCCGAGGCGCTGCGCCGCGTGGATGAATGGTCGCACGGCTTTGAGGCGCTGACGCTTGCGTCGGCGGTGGCGACGGCGACCGAGACGATCGGCATCGTTGCAACGGCGTCGACGACCTTCAACGAACCCTACAATCTCGCACGCCAGCTTGCCTCGCTGGATCTCATCAGCAATGGCCGCATCGGCTGGAACATCGTTACCTCCTCCCTCCAGCAGGAGAGCGACAACTTCAACGTCGGTCCCGACTTCGACCACGCGGCGCGCTACGACCGCGCCGGTGAATTCGTCGAGGCCGTGCAGAGGCTCTGGCAGAGCTGGAACCCGGACGGTTTTGTCCGTGACAAGCAGAGCGGTGTTTTCTTCGAGCCGGATGCCGTGGAGAGCGTGAATCATTCGGGCACGTATTTCCGCAGCAAAGGCCCGCTCAACGTCATTCCTTCCCGGCAAGGCCGCCCGCTTCTCGTGCAGGCCGGTTCTTCCGATGCGGGCAAGACACTCGCCGCCCGGACGGCCGATGTCGTGTTTACCGCACACAGCGATATCGTCTCCGCGCGCGGTTTCTATCAGGATGTCAAGAAGCGCGCCGTTGCCTCCGGCCGGCATGTTGATGACGTTCTCGTTTTGCCCGGCATCTTCCCCGTCATAGGGAAGACCAAGACGGAGGCGGAAGAAAAATACGCCGCCCTGCAGGATCTGATCCAGCCAGACGTCGCTCTTTCACTGCTTGAGACCTATCTCGGTGACGTCGACCTTTCCGGCGTCGATATCGACGGCCCGCTGCCCGACCTGCCGGTCTCCAACTCCATCCGCAGCCGACAGACGCTTTTGACGGAGCTTGCCCGCAAGGAAGGCCTTTCCGTCGGCGCACTTGCCCGCCGGATTGCCGGCGCACGCGGCCATTGGCAGGTCATCGGCACGGCCGAAGCTATCGCCGGTGAGATCGAGGACTGGGTAGCCGGCGGCGCGGCCGACGGCTTCATGCTGCTGCCACCGACCTTCCCCGCGGGACAGGACGATTTCATCGCAGGCGTCGTGCCGCTGCTGCGCGAACGAGGGCTTCTCACACCGGGCCCGACCGATGGCTCGCTACGCGAACGGCTCGGTCTGCCCCACCTTGCGCGCTCCGAGGCTGGCAACACCCGGAACCACGCCTGACCTTGAAAACCCAACCGGAATGGAAAACTCTATGCACACCGCTCTCAAAATCCTTTTTGCAACCTCCACAGCCCTTGCCGTCTTGATCCCGGCCGCAGCGCAGGCGGCCCCCATTACCGTGGCCGATCCCGGCTACGCTACCGCGCAGGGCACAGCCTATGTCGTGAAAATCCTCCTCGAAGAACAGCTCGGCAAGGAAGTCGAGGCCATCAAGGCCGGCTCCGTTCCGGTCATCTGGGAAGCGCTGAACCGCAATGGCGGCGAAATCGATATCTGGACCGACGTCTGGTTGCCGAACCAGCAGGCCCTTGTCGATCAATATGCCGGCGAAAACGGCAAGGTAAAGCTCGCCGCCAATTCCTATGCCGGTACGCAGGGCTATTGCACGACAAAGGTGACGGCGGACAAACATGGCATCCATTCCGTCTTCGACTTGGCCGATCCGGCCAAGGCAGCCGTCTTCTCGGCAGACGGCAAGGGTAAGGGCAAGATCTGGCTCGGCGCTGCCGGCTGGCTTTCCACCAACATCGAAACGGTGCGCGCCCGCGACTACGGCTTTGCCGATTTCTTCGACCTGCAGACGACTGACGAAGCCGTCGCCACGGCCGATCTCGACGCCGCTGTGAAGGCTGGTACTGGCTGGATCGGCTACTGCTACGGCCCACACCAGAATTTCGCCCGCTACGAGCTCGAAGTGCTGGAAGAACCCAAGCACGACGACGCCGCCTGGAACTTCGTCGAGCCGTCAGATCCAAACTGGCTGGAAAAGTCGTCGATCAAGTCGGCCTACAAGGATGCGGCGATCCATATCGCCTACTCGAAGTCGCTTGCCGAAAACGCACCTGAGGTGGCGGCAATCCTCGAAAGGGTGACCTTCACGACAGACGCCGTCAGCAAGCTCGCCTTCGCCATTGCCGTCGAAGGCCGGAACCCCGATGATGCTGCCAGGGACTGGATCGCAGCCAATCCCGACGTCGTCGCCGGTTGGGTCGGGAACTGACCATATGATCGAGCTTGAGGACGTCTGGAAGGTTTTCGGCAACGACGAAGCAGCGGTTCTCACCGAGGCACGTCGGGCCGAACCTGACGAAGCCGTCCTCAAGCGCCTTCGCGCGGTTGTCGGTGTGC
Encoded proteins:
- the sfnG gene encoding dimethylsulfone monooxygenase SfnG; protein product: MTEHSRDPVKFAYWVPNVSGGLVISNIEQRTSWTIDYNRKLAQIAEASGFDYALSQIRFTAGYGAEFQHESVSFSHSLLEATTTLKVIAAILPGPWNPALAAKQIATINHLTNGRVAVNVVSGWFRGEFHAIGEPWLDHDERYRRSEEFIRALRGIWTEESFTFRGDFYRFNNYSLKPKPIDPQPEIFQGGSSRAARDMASRVSDWYFTNGNTPEEIAKQVNDIRGKAKENDHSVKVGVNAFAIVRETEEEAKAVLAEIIEKANPEAVNAFGHEVKNAGKASPEGEGNWAKSSFEDLVQYNDGFRSNLIGTPKQVAERIVRLKRAGADLILLGFLHFQEEVEYFGKHVIPLVRALEEAEESAAIAAE
- the msuE gene encoding FMN reductase; protein product: MKILGISGSVKRPSRTAHLVEQIVAAIARTADVKTGHLDLAESAPVLFRALRADQLDDAGRAIVDSVEAADVLVVGSPVYRASYTGALKHLFDLVDFRALQGRRVILAATGGTPLHGLMLEHQFRPLFGFFGAVTVPTTVYAVEADFTEYTLTNTIVEARIERAVSELFDLLPGAAPAAGDLTNPGLRLVAGDAATN
- a CDS encoding LLM class flavin-dependent oxidoreductase, with amino-acid sequence MPTRKIVLGTILYPSGHHVAAWRHPSTQVATNISVSHYIAAARAAEAAGFEIAFISDRLGVPKGRAEALRRVDEWSHGFEALTLASAVATATETIGIVATASTTFNEPYNLARQLASLDLISNGRIGWNIVTSSLQQESDNFNVGPDFDHAARYDRAGEFVEAVQRLWQSWNPDGFVRDKQSGVFFEPDAVESVNHSGTYFRSKGPLNVIPSRQGRPLLVQAGSSDAGKTLAARTADVVFTAHSDIVSARGFYQDVKKRAVASGRHVDDVLVLPGIFPVIGKTKTEAEEKYAALQDLIQPDVALSLLETYLGDVDLSGVDIDGPLPDLPVSNSIRSRQTLLTELARKEGLSVGALARRIAGARGHWQVIGTAEAIAGEIEDWVAGGAADGFMLLPPTFPAGQDDFIAGVVPLLRERGLLTPGPTDGSLRERLGLPHLARSEAGNTRNHA
- a CDS encoding glycine betaine ABC transporter substrate-binding protein, coding for MHTALKILFATSTALAVLIPAAAQAAPITVADPGYATAQGTAYVVKILLEEQLGKEVEAIKAGSVPVIWEALNRNGGEIDIWTDVWLPNQQALVDQYAGENGKVKLAANSYAGTQGYCTTKVTADKHGIHSVFDLADPAKAAVFSADGKGKGKIWLGAAGWLSTNIETVRARDYGFADFFDLQTTDEAVATADLDAAVKAGTGWIGYCYGPHQNFARYELEVLEEPKHDDAAWNFVEPSDPNWLEKSSIKSAYKDAAIHIAYSKSLAENAPEVAAILERVTFTTDAVSKLAFAIAVEGRNPDDAARDWIAANPDVVAGWVGN